A portion of the uncultured Draconibacterium sp. genome contains these proteins:
- a CDS encoding transglycosylase domain-containing protein, whose protein sequence is MAKKIANTTSRTKKPVSRKKGKSKKSGKKHPFLSFILKAGAALFLLGCLFFILVFLGVLGPVPSKTQLHQINNPLASEVYSSDGKILGRYYIENRSYATFDEISPNVINALIATEDARFYEHRGIDEIALARVLVKSILLRNDAAGGGSTISQQIAKNLFPRVDYGPLSMPVNKLREAIIAYRLERIYNKQEILALYLNTVPFAENTFGIEVAAERFFSKPPRALDVHEAAVLVGMLKANNYYNPRTHPDRAIGRRNVVIDLMVKNNYLNATDAEKYKEKPLGTHYRLISYNQGPAPYFLEQLKPELLEWCEENVKADGEPYNLYTDGLKITTSIDYNLQRYAQQSVKEYMNNLQQVFDNHWKSRDIFKENPEVLKSAIQNKNTSGTSYSEELKKYSAKTHASLFTWDGVKSVEVSRLDSLKHYLKLLNAGFIAIDPHTSHLKAWVGGIDYRFFKYDHVTAPRQTGSTFKPFVYLAALEEGISPDTYFINQHKVYKEYKDWAPRNSHNEYGGYYSMKGALAKSLNTVSVEVLLEAGIDETIDIAEDLGISAELPDYPSLALGVASVSLKEMVEAFAGVVNDGKPVKANYLLQIADKNGNILKTFDYNLPTEPVVSPENCRAVINMMKAVVDGGTGHGIRTIYKIPGEFAGKTGTTQNNSDGWFIGLTPELVTGCWVGADDPRVHFRTTTYGQGAYMALPIVGKFFYKTYRDQKYEYLKYSTFPNPEPELLAMLNEPEYKEVLDIEKHGFNFASIFGKKDQEDLKDRPDVKVEDKEKGQLWKKIKSIFKKKDK, encoded by the coding sequence GTGGCAAAAAAGATAGCAAATACAACTTCCCGGACAAAAAAGCCGGTGAGCCGGAAAAAAGGCAAATCAAAAAAATCAGGTAAAAAACATCCTTTTCTGAGTTTTATTCTTAAAGCCGGTGCGGCTTTGTTTCTTTTAGGATGTTTGTTTTTCATTCTGGTTTTTCTGGGCGTTTTGGGCCCGGTACCTTCAAAAACGCAATTACATCAAATTAACAATCCACTGGCATCAGAAGTGTATTCTTCCGATGGAAAAATTCTTGGCCGTTACTACATTGAAAACCGCAGTTATGCCACTTTTGATGAGATTTCGCCAAACGTAATAAACGCACTTATTGCCACCGAGGATGCCCGTTTTTACGAACATCGTGGAATTGACGAAATTGCTCTTGCCAGGGTATTGGTAAAATCTATTTTGCTGCGTAACGATGCTGCCGGCGGAGGAAGCACAATTAGCCAGCAAATAGCAAAAAACCTGTTTCCTCGTGTTGACTATGGTCCACTTTCTATGCCGGTTAACAAACTTCGCGAAGCAATTATTGCTTATCGCTTAGAGCGAATTTACAACAAACAAGAAATCCTTGCTTTGTATTTAAATACAGTTCCGTTTGCCGAAAATACTTTTGGAATTGAAGTAGCAGCCGAGCGATTCTTTTCAAAACCGCCACGTGCTCTCGATGTGCACGAGGCAGCAGTTTTAGTTGGCATGTTAAAAGCCAACAACTATTATAATCCGCGTACTCATCCCGATCGTGCCATTGGGCGTAGAAATGTGGTAATCGATTTAATGGTTAAAAATAATTACCTGAATGCAACTGACGCCGAAAAGTACAAAGAGAAACCTTTGGGAACTCATTACCGATTAATATCTTATAATCAAGGACCTGCGCCTTATTTTTTGGAACAATTAAAGCCCGAATTACTCGAATGGTGCGAAGAAAACGTTAAAGCGGACGGAGAACCTTATAACCTGTACACCGACGGTTTAAAAATTACAACAAGTATCGATTATAATCTTCAGCGTTATGCACAGCAATCGGTAAAGGAATACATGAATAACCTGCAACAGGTATTTGATAATCACTGGAAATCACGGGACATTTTTAAAGAAAATCCGGAAGTATTAAAAAGTGCGATACAAAATAAAAATACCAGTGGAACCAGCTATTCAGAAGAGCTAAAAAAATATTCAGCCAAAACACATGCTTCGTTGTTCACCTGGGACGGTGTAAAAAGTGTTGAAGTTTCGCGTCTTGATTCGTTAAAACATTATTTAAAATTGCTGAACGCCGGTTTTATTGCAATCGATCCGCATACATCGCATCTTAAAGCCTGGGTTGGCGGAATTGACTACCGTTTTTTCAAATACGACCATGTTACTGCTCCTCGCCAAACGGGTTCTACCTTTAAACCGTTTGTATATTTGGCAGCGTTGGAAGAAGGCATTTCACCTGATACTTACTTTATAAATCAGCACAAAGTTTACAAAGAATACAAAGATTGGGCACCCCGAAATTCGCACAACGAATACGGTGGTTATTACTCGATGAAAGGTGCACTGGCAAAATCATTAAACACAGTTTCGGTTGAAGTATTACTGGAAGCCGGAATTGATGAAACAATTGATATTGCTGAAGACTTGGGTATTTCTGCTGAACTTCCGGATTATCCGTCATTGGCTCTTGGCGTTGCATCTGTATCGCTAAAAGAAATGGTTGAAGCTTTTGCAGGTGTTGTAAACGACGGAAAACCGGTAAAAGCAAATTACCTTTTGCAAATTGCTGACAAAAATGGAAATATTTTAAAAACCTTCGATTACAACTTGCCTACCGAACCGGTTGTGTCGCCTGAAAATTGCAGGGCGGTAATAAATATGATGAAAGCAGTTGTTGATGGAGGAACCGGGCATGGTATTCGTACTATTTATAAAATACCTGGCGAATTTGCCGGAAAAACGGGAACAACTCAAAATAACTCGGATGGTTGGTTTATTGGCCTCACGCCCGAATTGGTAACCGGTTGTTGGGTTGGCGCTGATGATCCGCGTGTTCATTTCAGAACGACAACCTATGGTCAGGGAGCATATATGGCCCTGCCAATTGTAGGTAAGTTTTTTTATAAAACGTATCGCGACCAAAAATATGAATACCTAAAATACAGCACTTTTCCAAATCCAGAACCCGAACTTCTGGCTATGCTGAACGAACCTGAATATAAGGAAGTGCTCGACATCGAAAAACATGGTTTTAATTTCGCCAGTATTTTTGGTAAAAAAGATCAGGAAGACTTAA
- a CDS encoding DUF456 domain-containing protein translates to MDILLIVLGSVFIISGILGCVLPIIPGPPLSYIGLLLLHFTERYQFSSKFLIIWAIITVVVYALDYLIPAWGTKKFGGSKRGVWGSIIGLVIGLFFFPPFGIIIGPFLGAVIGELTAGKDSGAALKSGFGSFMGFLAGTLLKLITSGLMTWYFVKEMIV, encoded by the coding sequence ATGGATATTTTATTAATCGTTCTAGGTTCAGTTTTTATTATAAGCGGAATTTTAGGTTGTGTTTTACCCATTATACCGGGCCCTCCATTAAGTTATATCGGGTTGCTGTTACTACATTTTACCGAGCGTTACCAGTTTTCATCAAAATTCCTGATCATTTGGGCAATTATTACAGTTGTAGTTTATGCGCTCGATTACCTAATACCGGCTTGGGGAACCAAAAAATTTGGAGGCAGTAAACGTGGTGTTTGGGGCAGTATTATTGGTCTGGTAATTGGTTTGTTTTTCTTTCCTCCGTTTGGAATCATCATTGGTCCTTTTCTTGGTGCTGTTATTGGAGAACTTACTGCAGGAAAAGATTCCGGAGCTGCCTTAAAATCCGGGTTTGGTTCGTTTATGGGGTTCTTGGCCGGAACATTACTTAAACTTATCACATCAGGCTTAATGACCTGGTATTTTGTAAAAGAAATGATTGTTTAA
- a CDS encoding CPBP family intramembrane glutamic endopeptidase translates to MDYTIFISRMEEYRNKYYPTILQGIHLVILYIFIQTVVDFPLAVIDYYKGTEYLYNPIKKIALGVGSVVFILLYGIRKAKAPILEIFPFKLFNPLIFIPAVTFLWGAHNILEDVNIWVEKMLPAPPWFWELFDRIFEGDYGFMGAFLKVAVVAPVVEELIFRGLIFNGFRKNYNGFVAVFMSALLFSLFHLNPWQMPATFLLGLLLGWLMLRTKNILVAIIGHSINNAMVLLTVTYWQQIREHSIYLLERNNLLLLSTFVMALSVVLMFFTSIPWFGKRR, encoded by the coding sequence GTGGATTATACTATATTTATTAGCCGTATGGAAGAGTACCGTAATAAATATTATCCCACCATTTTACAGGGCATTCACCTTGTTATTCTTTACATTTTTATTCAAACCGTGGTTGATTTTCCGCTGGCTGTTATCGACTATTATAAAGGCACGGAATACCTGTACAACCCTATTAAAAAGATTGCACTTGGTGTTGGCTCGGTAGTTTTTATTCTCTTGTACGGAATTCGAAAAGCCAAAGCACCTATTCTGGAGATTTTCCCTTTTAAACTTTTTAATCCTTTAATCTTTATTCCGGCAGTTACCTTTCTTTGGGGAGCTCATAATATTTTGGAAGATGTAAATATCTGGGTAGAAAAAATGTTGCCTGCTCCACCCTGGTTTTGGGAGCTTTTCGATCGTATTTTTGAAGGTGATTATGGTTTTATGGGAGCTTTTCTGAAAGTGGCAGTAGTTGCACCTGTTGTTGAAGAACTTATTTTCAGGGGCTTAATATTCAACGGTTTCAGAAAGAATTACAATGGGTTTGTGGCCGTTTTTATGTCAGCACTATTGTTTTCGTTGTTTCATTTAAACCCATGGCAAATGCCGGCAACATTTCTGTTGGGGCTGCTGCTTGGCTGGCTAATGTTGCGTACCAAAAACATTCTGGTAGCTATTATCGGGCACTCCATAAATAATGCAATGGTATTACTAACTGTTACTTACTGGCAACAAATTCGCGAACATTCTATTTACCTGTTAGAACGCAATAACCTCCTACTTCTTAGCACATTTGTTATGGCTTTATCGGTTGTGTTGATGTTTTTCACCAGCATTCCCTGGTTTGGCAAACGCCGATGA
- a CDS encoding GtrA family protein has translation MQNILEKTGNTIRNFIDWFYFPFLHFLPREIFRYAATGGSNTTLDITLYFIFYRFILKMQIVDLGFVAISPHIAAFLMVFPITFTTGFFLAKYVTFSSSVIKGRIQLFRYLLTVSGSIFLNYVFLKFFVEYCGLYATLSKVITTMLVIVYSYMAQRYFTFKTGKKLLPIRNRS, from the coding sequence ATGCAGAACATATTAGAGAAAACAGGTAACACAATCAGGAATTTTATTGACTGGTTTTATTTCCCGTTTCTGCATTTTCTTCCGCGCGAAATATTTCGATATGCTGCAACAGGCGGTTCAAACACTACTCTCGATATCACGTTGTATTTTATTTTCTACCGGTTTATATTAAAAATGCAGATTGTTGATTTGGGATTTGTAGCCATCAGTCCTCACATAGCAGCTTTTCTGATGGTTTTCCCAATTACCTTTACAACTGGTTTCTTCCTGGCAAAATATGTAACATTTTCTTCATCAGTTATTAAAGGACGAATTCAACTGTTTCGTTATCTGCTTACCGTTTCCGGCTCAATATTTTTGAACTATGTTTTTCTGAAGTTTTTTGTTGAGTATTGTGGTTTATATGCCACGCTTTCAAAAGTTATAACAACAATGCTGGTAATCGTTTACAGCTACATGGCGCAACGGTATTTTACCTTTAAAACAGGCAAAAAACTACTTCCCATCCGAAATCGTTCGTAA
- a CDS encoding T9SS type A sorting domain-containing protein, with protein MKKLLPKFLILGIIVWLCQPCFATLQEWQTANAQSITAYEASYHPNYFDMNNQYQLDSMVQFKYFGNDSSYQYKICYENRTMGNQTIKQAIEYQWQNKWVEKAKQEYTYNAGGELMKSSAYLMDSVSNQWKETAQHSYTYQNGKKNSNIMQRMDSTSHSWKNAYKYEYAYNSNDSVTQQLMYCWNDTASEWQNCYKHEYFYNYLNCQDSSCQYQWDSVANEWIRQYKYEYRYNTDNQLAKQYQYCYDSVDCEWDSCACNLYEYENEYLYKHEYCTYDSVGNLWNYEWKHEYLYSADGQIKQLHRYKHSSLKSTASDWELDTKDFYFYAGEVTGIAISENILEQEIRIYPNPATEQLTLELGDAENCRLQIVDVSGKVLKQILLQSNKTVIPLTQFEPGAYFFIIDNGKNRTTNKVVVQ; from the coding sequence ATGAAAAAACTTCTACCGAAATTCCTGATTCTGGGAATTATTGTTTGGCTTTGCCAGCCTTGTTTTGCAACACTGCAAGAATGGCAAACCGCAAATGCTCAAAGCATTACTGCTTATGAGGCAAGCTACCATCCCAACTACTTCGACATGAACAATCAATATCAACTTGATTCGATGGTTCAATTTAAGTATTTCGGAAATGACTCTTCTTATCAATACAAAATTTGTTACGAAAACCGCACCATGGGCAATCAAACCATTAAACAAGCTATTGAGTACCAATGGCAAAACAAATGGGTTGAAAAAGCGAAACAGGAATACACCTACAATGCGGGAGGTGAACTAATGAAAAGTTCAGCTTATTTGATGGATTCTGTATCGAATCAGTGGAAAGAAACCGCTCAACATTCTTACACCTACCAAAATGGGAAAAAGAATAGTAATATCATGCAACGAATGGATTCCACTTCTCATTCGTGGAAAAATGCGTACAAGTACGAGTATGCATACAACAGTAACGACTCTGTTACGCAGCAATTAATGTATTGCTGGAACGATACGGCCAGCGAGTGGCAAAATTGTTACAAGCACGAGTATTTTTATAATTATTTAAATTGTCAGGACTCGAGTTGCCAATACCAGTGGGACAGTGTGGCAAATGAATGGATCAGACAATACAAATATGAATACCGTTACAATACCGATAATCAACTTGCAAAACAATACCAATATTGTTACGACAGTGTGGATTGCGAGTGGGATTCCTGCGCCTGCAATTTATACGAATATGAAAATGAGTATTTGTATAAACACGAATATTGCACGTACGACAGTGTCGGCAATTTGTGGAATTATGAATGGAAACATGAGTATCTGTATTCCGCAGATGGACAAATTAAACAGTTACACCGATATAAACATTCAAGTTTAAAAAGCACGGCGTCAGACTGGGAGTTAGATACCAAAGACTTCTATTTTTATGCAGGAGAAGTTACCGGAATCGCCATTTCTGAAAATATTTTAGAACAGGAAATCCGTATTTATCCCAATCCGGCTACTGAGCAATTAACGCTTGAATTGGGTGATGCTGAAAACTGCCGTCTGCAGATAGTTGATGTTTCAGGGAAAGTGCTTAAACAGATTTTGCTTCAATCCAACAAAACTGTAATTCCATTAACACAATTTGAGCCCGGCGCTTATTTCTTTATTATTGATAATGGGAAAAACCGAACAACTAATAAGGTAGTTGTGCAATAA
- the arfB gene encoding alternative ribosome rescue aminoacyl-tRNA hydrolase ArfB encodes MQLPQQIKDELISACTFSASRSGGPGGQNVNKVNTKIELRFNLNDSTIFSDTQKQRLGIKLKNRINSDGIIVLFESSERSQLKNKQNAIAKFIELIEKALTPPKRRVKTKPTVSSKLKRLDKKKQQSMKKQLRRNTRDM; translated from the coding sequence ATGCAGCTCCCACAACAAATAAAAGATGAACTTATCAGCGCCTGTACTTTTTCGGCCAGCCGAAGTGGTGGCCCCGGTGGGCAGAATGTTAACAAGGTAAACACTAAAATAGAGCTGCGTTTTAACCTGAATGATTCCACCATTTTTTCGGATACACAAAAACAAAGGCTTGGCATCAAATTAAAAAACCGAATCAATTCTGATGGAATAATAGTACTGTTTGAAAGCAGCGAACGCAGCCAGCTGAAAAATAAACAAAATGCCATCGCCAAGTTTATCGAACTGATAGAAAAGGCTTTAACTCCACCGAAACGACGTGTAAAAACAAAACCCACTGTATCATCAAAATTAAAGCGCCTGGATAAGAAAAAACAACAATCAATGAAAAAACAATTAAGAAGAAACACGCGTGACATGTAG
- a CDS encoding Crp/Fnr family transcriptional regulator → MKDNIRNLNDLNAYKTRVQYLKGETIFKQGAFAPYVMYVVEGLVKVYLQTGVEKNMNISIAQEGEFLAFSSVFGEPVHTYSAQAISNTQICMIEKESLKQILLENPEFALKITSQNYSNERHLFEIIKNISYKQMRGKLASALLYLSQEEFLKKNIFEFLTRQDIADFASISAESAIKFLKEFEKEKIITLQGKNITIVESDKLRTISKNG, encoded by the coding sequence TTGAAAGACAACATAAGGAATTTAAATGACCTGAATGCATACAAAACCCGTGTTCAGTATCTAAAAGGCGAAACCATATTTAAACAGGGCGCGTTTGCCCCGTATGTAATGTATGTTGTGGAGGGGCTGGTAAAAGTTTATCTGCAAACCGGTGTAGAAAAAAATATGAATATAAGCATAGCACAGGAAGGTGAATTTTTGGCCTTTTCATCGGTGTTTGGCGAGCCGGTTCATACTTATTCCGCACAAGCCATTAGCAATACGCAAATATGTATGATTGAAAAAGAAAGCCTGAAACAAATCTTACTCGAAAATCCTGAATTTGCGTTAAAAATTACCTCACAAAACTATAGCAACGAAAGACACTTGTTTGAAATAATCAAGAATATCTCTTACAAACAAATGCGTGGAAAACTGGCTTCTGCACTGCTTTACCTTAGCCAGGAAGAGTTTCTGAAGAAAAATATTTTCGAGTTTTTAACCCGCCAGGATATTGCTGATTTTGCTTCCATATCGGCAGAAAGTGCCATTAAATTTTTAAAAGAGTTTGAGAAGGAAAAGATTATAACCTTACAAGGTAAAAACATAACAATTGTTGAATCTGACAAACTTCGAACCATCAGCAAAAACGGTTAA
- a CDS encoding thioredoxin family protein gives MKLLRTGLPEIESAAELEKVLAENENVMVCCGRMGPMCFPVYNIMERLEKERSNVKFMVMAFDNPEAAPIRNAPECSGFMGLPFTMYYKNGKVAKATTSIQTHEQVTSILDEQFGN, from the coding sequence ATGAAACTTTTAAGAACAGGATTACCAGAAATAGAGTCAGCAGCAGAGTTAGAAAAAGTATTGGCAGAAAACGAGAATGTTATGGTTTGCTGCGGTAGGATGGGCCCCATGTGCTTTCCGGTTTATAACATTATGGAACGCCTGGAGAAAGAGCGCAGCAACGTAAAATTTATGGTTATGGCTTTTGATAATCCGGAGGCAGCACCAATACGCAACGCTCCTGAATGCAGTGGTTTTATGGGCCTGCCGTTTACCATGTATTACAAAAATGGCAAAGTGGCCAAAGCAACAACAAGTATCCAAACACACGAACAGGTTACATCTATTCTTGATGAACAGTTTGGAAATTAA
- a CDS encoding OsmC family protein, translating into MAKQEIKVSWKDKMAFEAEVDGHKIMLDAAEAVGGEDQGPRPKPLMLTALAGCTGMDVISILNKMRVEVEDFDVTVEGDLTDEHPKQYYKMNVIYTFKGKDLPLEKLKKAVSLSEERYCGVSALYKKAIEVTSEIKIIE; encoded by the coding sequence ATGGCAAAACAAGAAATAAAAGTTAGCTGGAAAGATAAAATGGCTTTTGAAGCCGAGGTTGACGGGCACAAAATAATGCTCGATGCAGCTGAAGCAGTTGGTGGTGAAGATCAGGGGCCGCGGCCCAAACCACTTATGCTTACTGCGTTGGCTGGCTGCACCGGAATGGATGTTATTTCTATTCTGAATAAAATGCGGGTTGAAGTGGAGGATTTTGATGTAACTGTTGAAGGAGATTTAACGGATGAACACCCGAAACAGTATTATAAAATGAATGTTATCTATACGTTTAAAGGCAAAGACCTTCCTTTGGAGAAACTAAAAAAAGCCGTTAGTTTGTCGGAAGAAAGATATTGTGGAGTAAGTGCGCTTTACAAAAAAGCGATTGAAGTTACTTCTGAAATTAAAATTATAGAATAA
- the trxA gene encoding thioredoxin — protein sequence MSTTVIVILVAVVALIGLIAVNYFRMKNAKPVANSKRIKVLNAKNFKAATKRGVVLLDFWAPWCGPCKIIAPTLNEIADSQTDFMVAKVNVDHNQQLAQKFKVRNIPTMLILKDGKEAGRIVGVKTKRTILKQVDAVLAG from the coding sequence ATGTCGACTACAGTTATTGTAATTCTTGTTGCCGTTGTTGCTCTTATCGGGTTAATTGCGGTTAACTATTTCCGAATGAAAAATGCCAAACCGGTAGCCAACAGTAAACGAATTAAGGTTTTAAATGCCAAAAATTTTAAAGCTGCCACCAAACGTGGCGTTGTTTTGCTCGATTTTTGGGCTCCCTGGTGCGGACCATGTAAAATTATTGCACCAACATTAAACGAAATTGCCGACAGCCAGACTGATTTTATGGTTGCTAAAGTTAATGTAGACCATAACCAGCAGCTGGCACAAAAATTTAAGGTACGTAACATACCAACCATGTTAATTTTAAAAGATGGCAAAGAAGCCGGACGGATTGTTGGAGTAAAAACAAAACGTACCATATTAAAACAGGTTGACGCAGTATTGGCCGGATAA